A stretch of the Desertifilum tharense IPPAS B-1220 genome encodes the following:
- a CDS encoding NUDIX hydrolase → MRRLWHIFQTVLGLIFRHPLTGTSIISRLPDGRIVLVRRRDNGLWSIPGGLVDWGEDIPTAVRRELAEETGLELVKISRLVGVYSAPDRDPRLHSICVVVEAQVNGQMQVKDELEISEVQAFELTSLPDGKLSHDHNQQLQDYLNGLTTLA, encoded by the coding sequence ACATTTTTCAAACTGTTTTAGGTCTTATTTTCCGCCATCCTTTGACGGGAACCAGCATTATTTCTCGCCTTCCGGACGGTCGAATTGTTCTGGTTCGGCGACGCGACAATGGTTTATGGTCGATTCCGGGAGGACTAGTGGATTGGGGAGAAGATATCCCCACTGCGGTTCGGCGCGAATTAGCAGAAGAAACGGGCCTAGAACTGGTCAAAATTAGCCGTTTAGTGGGCGTTTATTCGGCTCCCGATCGCGATCCGAGGCTGCATTCCATTTGCGTGGTGGTTGAAGCCCAAGTCAACGGTCAAATGCAGGTGAAAGACGAGTTAGAAATTTCTGAGGTGCAAGCGTTTGAACTAACGTCGCTCCCAGATGGTAAGCTCTCTCATGACCACAACCAGCAGCTTCAAGACTATCTTAACGGTTTAACCACGCTGGCTTAG